Proteins from one Streptomyces sp. NBC_00289 genomic window:
- a CDS encoding GNAT family N-acetyltransferase — translation MAQTLRDILDAAARGVFPPADGGTTVVAQHSHRDAGVLSFTAHSVVFTDEDPAWVRRTLAEADCDALAATMNARFLDAFVTRTGRRTDTIDVMAVGAPLPGGPQLALEEIGDPGHPRVLSSRRRRDEVRVWAAEGGVLVLGRGIAGRLEVAVEVDEDVRHRGLGRALALAARHLGGGEPVWAQISPGNARSMRAFQAAGYAPVGAEALLIAR, via the coding sequence ATGGCGCAGACTTTGCGGGACATTCTCGACGCGGCGGCCCGGGGTGTCTTCCCGCCGGCGGACGGCGGTACGACGGTCGTCGCCCAGCACTCCCACCGCGACGCCGGCGTCCTCTCCTTCACCGCGCACTCCGTCGTCTTCACGGACGAGGACCCCGCGTGGGTGCGCCGGACGCTGGCCGAGGCCGACTGCGACGCGCTCGCCGCGACGATGAACGCGCGCTTCCTCGACGCCTTCGTGACACGTACGGGGCGCCGCACCGACACGATCGACGTGATGGCGGTCGGCGCTCCGCTGCCGGGCGGTCCGCAGCTCGCGCTGGAGGAGATCGGTGATCCCGGCCATCCCCGGGTGCTGAGCTCCCGCAGGCGGCGTGACGAGGTCCGGGTGTGGGCCGCCGAGGGCGGGGTGCTGGTCCTGGGCCGCGGGATAGCGGGCCGGCTGGAGGTCGCCGTCGAGGTGGACGAGGACGTACGGCACCGGGGGCTGGGGCGGGCCCTGGCCCTGGCCGCGCGGCACCTCGGCGGCGGCGAACCGGTCTGGGCCCAGATCTCGCCGGGGAACGCCCGGAGCATGCGGGCGTTCCAGGCGGCGGGTTACGCACCGGTGGGCGCGGAGGCGCTGCTCATCGCCCGCTGA